In the genome of Olsenella profusa DSM 13989, one region contains:
- a CDS encoding restriction endonuclease, SacI family, which yields MSITVNQEFVSKGNTLLNDLWDEVFMLGSPPECLISKCIDHVLVYDRAKTYKYILLTQLLGKAVDDKVNILAMKASSVLPGAWDARNLCEGVITRGGFEKNVLLGILGRSKQPYNSSPAQKPELSKSNHTRPSDIALRDELIDALSTIDSSEDAIAAIRYYLYVCKGQIAQIVKEEPLPELSGDIVSCARTRQFWRELAQIGREGEGLGLAVGTLLKMALDEVFVPVLYQINTSCSGHGDLDLYYATERFATLEIKDKPFNPHEVYEYANSAFDDGWSRFAFVYGYKAGAPGQVFTEKDYSDFADRGVIAVCLSFESLLDSTLLSLTSVPLDDLRKSLIAYIDDAKVGTETANPARQLLRNLINEIHK from the coding sequence ATGAGCATCACAGTGAATCAGGAATTTGTTAGCAAGGGGAATACGCTTCTCAATGATCTTTGGGACGAGGTATTTATGCTCGGCTCGCCCCCAGAGTGCCTTATTTCAAAGTGCATTGACCACGTGTTGGTATACGACAGGGCAAAGACGTACAAGTACATCCTGCTGACCCAGCTTCTTGGTAAGGCCGTCGATGATAAAGTCAACATCCTTGCCATGAAAGCGTCGAGCGTACTCCCCGGAGCCTGGGATGCCCGCAATCTCTGCGAGGGGGTCATTACGCGGGGCGGATTCGAGAAGAATGTCCTTCTGGGCATTCTTGGCAGAAGCAAGCAGCCGTACAATAGCTCCCCGGCCCAAAAACCCGAGCTTAGCAAGAGCAACCACACGCGACCAAGCGACATTGCCCTAAGAGACGAGCTGATTGACGCGCTGTCTACGATTGATTCCTCCGAGGATGCGATTGCGGCTATCCGCTACTACTTGTATGTCTGCAAAGGGCAGATAGCCCAAATTGTAAAGGAGGAGCCTCTCCCAGAGCTTTCCGGAGACATTGTCTCATGCGCAAGGACCAGGCAATTCTGGAGAGAGCTAGCTCAAATTGGAAGAGAGGGCGAGGGATTGGGCCTTGCTGTGGGAACGCTACTCAAGATGGCGCTCGACGAGGTTTTTGTCCCGGTTCTGTATCAGATTAATACTTCTTGTTCAGGGCATGGCGATCTCGACCTTTACTACGCTACTGAACGGTTTGCCACTCTCGAGATTAAGGACAAGCCCTTCAATCCTCATGAGGTATACGAATACGCTAACTCTGCGTTTGACGATGGATGGAGTCGGTTTGCGTTTGTCTACGGCTACAAGGCGGGGGCTCCTGGACAGGTGTTTACCGAGAAGGACTACTCGGACTTTGCGGACCGAGGGGTAATTGCGGTGTGCTTGTCGTTCGAGTCACTATTGGATTCGACGCTGCTTTCGCTCACGAGCGTACCACTCGATGACCTTCGCAAATCGCTGATTGCCTACATCGACGATGCCAAGGTCGGCACCGAGACGGCCAATCCAGCGAGACAGCTACTGCGTAACCTAATCAACGAGATTCACAAGTGA
- a CDS encoding DNA cytosine methyltransferase has product MPNSTRLSGISLFSGAGGMDIGFTSAGIIPVFANELDEDAVQAYTSNPSYLDPSVMHPGDIYGLLEEVEGFSNVDVVYGGPPCQGFSVAGKMNPDDERSRLIWVFMDVIRRTRPKMFVMENVKALGSLSKWSDVRKRLVSEANDLGYGNSFFILNAANYGVPQARERFFFIGIRGASSDSVRSHMERSLEARLTPGKTVREALSFLPRFGMPGNCEGSTAELHLAKNPILRRSPYDGSLLFNGRGRPMRLDVVAKTLPAQMGGNHTPIIDQSLLENPLGFDWVADYHDRLLAGSTTPQEAEGNIPPTLRRLSIAEAAALQTFPADYRFSGKRNKRYRQIGNAVPCELARTVAEAAIESLVNLVD; this is encoded by the coding sequence ATTCCCGTTTTTGCAAATGAGCTTGATGAAGATGCCGTACAAGCCTATACGTCCAATCCCTCCTACCTCGACCCGTCGGTAATGCATCCCGGAGATATCTATGGTCTCCTTGAGGAGGTTGAGGGGTTTTCGAACGTCGACGTCGTCTATGGCGGCCCACCTTGTCAAGGCTTCTCCGTTGCCGGAAAGATGAATCCCGATGACGAGAGGAGCCGTCTCATCTGGGTCTTCATGGACGTTATCCGTAGGACCCGGCCGAAGATGTTCGTTATGGAAAATGTGAAGGCTCTCGGTTCGCTCTCCAAGTGGAGTGACGTACGCAAGAGACTGGTCAGCGAAGCAAATGACCTTGGATACGGCAATTCCTTCTTTATCCTCAACGCAGCAAACTATGGCGTCCCGCAAGCACGGGAGAGGTTCTTCTTCATCGGTATAAGAGGTGCATCTTCCGATTCCGTAAGATCACATATGGAAAGGTCTCTTGAGGCGAGACTGACCCCGGGAAAGACGGTGCGCGAAGCCCTGAGTTTCCTTCCTCGATTCGGCATGCCAGGGAATTGTGAGGGGAGCACTGCAGAGCTTCATCTCGCGAAGAATCCGATACTTCGCAGAAGCCCCTATGATGGCTCGCTTCTCTTCAACGGGCGCGGACGCCCCATGCGACTCGATGTGGTCGCCAAGACGCTCCCGGCTCAGATGGGCGGAAACCACACGCCCATCATCGACCAATCCCTGCTTGAAAACCCCTTAGGCTTCGACTGGGTTGCTGACTATCACGACAGGCTCTTGGCAGGTTCAACTACCCCACAGGAGGCTGAGGGGAACATCCCGCCAACACTGAGAAGGCTCAGCATCGCAGAGGCCGCGGCTCTCCAGACGTTCCCTGCCGACTATCGCTTCTCAGGCAAGAGGAACAAACGGTATCGACAGATTGGGAATGCCGTACCTTGTGAACTCGCCCGCACCGTGGCCGAAGCAGCAATCGAATCACTTGTGAATCTCGTTGATTAG